A stretch of DNA from Anopheles nili chromosome 2, idAnoNiliSN_F5_01, whole genome shotgun sequence:
ACGTACAAGCGATTCGACAGCAGCGATTAACGCACAAACAACGCATCAAGGAGTACCTGCGCCGAAGTACGGCTCAGTTCTTTGGGGTAGAGCAAGCGCACGAGGAATACGAGCAGCAGAAGTGGGAAGATCGCCAAAAGCGGTTCGCTCTGCGTCGATTCGGTTCACTAAAGGACGAAACACCCCACGAGCCAGCTGGTGCGGATGTGTTGCACGATCACCTAACCCACAGTGACCGACCGGATGTGCTTCCGGCTCAAAGCCAGGACGAACCCGAGACGGAGCAAAACCGCCGGCAACGCTTCAACCCGTACTACTGGCACGAGGGTAGCGAAGAGTTCCTGGTCGAACGGAAACCATCCGTATCGCGGATGATGCTGAGCGGGATCGTGTTTGTGGTGCAGAGTCTGCGCAACAGGATCCCGCGTCGGGCGAAACAGTGGTCGCGTAGTTTCGCACCAGCGCACGTTGCGCTGAACAGCGACGATAACGACATCTACGATGGGTTAACCCCGGTGCAGGAAGACGAGACGTTCTTCGACGTGCCAGGTGGGAGTAGTCCAAATGCGGGCCCAGGACCTCCGGTTCAGGAGCAAGATCTTGGAGGTGGACCAGCCGTTCAGGACAACTCGCACCAGATCTACATGCTCGAGACAGATCGGGCTCTCGTGACGAATGGCTGGCGAACGCGAACGGCAGAAGAACAACTGCACCTGCAGGATCCTTCGGCTCGTGGTGGACGTGGAAGTGCGCTGTTTCAGTTCTTCTACGGCCAGCGTATACCGGGCTCAATTCTGGAGAGTGTGCTGGATAACTCGCGCCGACCGGCGTCCCGGAACTGCGTCAAATTGTTGCGCCCAAATGCGCTGGACGATCGGTACGATTATCGGCCGTTTTTCACGTACTGGATCAACACGACGCAGatttttgtgctgttgctgACGTTGCTGTGCTATGGTGTTGGCCCGATTGGGATCGGATTCGAGCAGAAAAGCAGCCAGGTGCTGGTGACGAGCTTGAGCCTGCAAACGGTATGTCCTTGAATGCGTGGTGCGGTGGAATTGGAGCAcgattttacatttttttttcattctcgtCCTTGCAGGTGCAACATTATGAGCCACGGAATATATGGATTGGGCCACGACGGGATGACCTGGTGCATTTGGGATCGAAGTATGCACCGTGCATGCGCAGGGACGGCAGGATCATGGATCTCATATCGAAGACGAGAAAGCAGGAGCGTGAGACGGCGTGCTGCATACGAAACGACGATTCTGGATGTGTGCAGAGTTCGCAAGCTGACTGCTCTGTCCGTGGACTATGGCCCACGGTATGTGGCTCTAAGTGTGACTAAAAACTAGTGAATTTGGTTAAATGAAACTGGTACAGGACAAGGAACTGCCATGTGACATGATTTTCGGTGTTTATAGCCAGATCCTTCAGCTGTTATAATCATGAGGTAAAGCAGCTAAAACAAGCTGTTGAAAGGATTGGAGTTTCATGCTTTATTAAGGATATGAATCTTAAACACATTGTAAATGGGAGTTCTTTGTTCCTTACCAGTTCTTTGTCACTAATGAACATTAGTCCTTTGAGACAacgtttttgttcttcaccaCATCAAACTCAATCTCACCTTCTTTTTTCTAGACCATATCGACGTGGAAGAAGTGGTCCCCTGGCGATTCCGGTCCCGGTGGTCGCATCTCAGGCAGCGTGTGCGGTCTCGACCCAAAGTACTGCGACGCTCCAGCCTCGATCGCACCGCACGAGTGGCCGGACGACATCACCAAGTGGCCTATCTGCCGGAAAAACAATCAGTTTACGCAACGCTTTCGCTTTAAGGATCACACTGCCGAGCACATGGTCTGCGAGGTGATTGGCCATCCGTGCTGCATGGGAATATCGGGCGAGTGCCGGATCACGACCCGCGAGTACTGCGACTTTGTGCGGGGCTACTTCCACGATGAAGCCTCCTTGTGTTCACAGGTACGTCCTGCGGACACTAGCGGCACgttaaacacccggttgatgCGATTATCTTCTCCCGGTAGGTTTCCTGCTTGAACGATGTGTGCGGAATGTTCCCGTTCATCGTGACGGATCTACCCGATCAGTTCTATCGACTGTTCACGTCCCTCTACATCCACGCCGGTATCGTTCATCTCATAATCACTGTTGCCTTTCAACACATTCTCCTCGCGGATCTGGAGCGTCTGTTGGGATCCCTGCGAACGGCGATAGTTTACATCGGCTCGGGTATCGTTGGCAATCTGACCAGCGCCATCTTCATGCCGTACAAGGCGGAGGTATGTGCCCAGCTTCCGGTCAGCTCTCTCTTTATTCTCATTGTCCCTTTGCCTTCGCTTGCAGGTCGGCCCCTTACCGTCACTTGCTGGCACGCTTTCATCGCTGCTAGTGCTGCTCATCCTGTGCCACTGGCGGAACCTAAAGAAGCCACAGTACGCCATGCTGAAGATGCTGTTCCTTGGCTGTCTGCTGTTCGGCATGGGGACGCTTCCGTGGCAGCACAACTTTACCGGTCTGATATCGGGGCTGCTGTTTGGTACCACGTTCACCCTAGCGCTTACCCCGTACCTCAGCTTCACCACCAAGTACAGCAGAAAGGGCAAGGTGCGATCATACCACCGATCACCTTTCGACAGGCGAATAATCGCTTCTCCTCTGATTGCAGATCAAGCTCGTGTGGAGTTGCTTTGCGTTGCATTTCCTGCTGTACGCGCTGTTCTTTCTCGTGTTCTACCTGTTCCCGACCATCTTCTCGCTCAGCTTCCTCGACGGTAACCAGATCGCGAGTATCAACGACAACAACGGCCTGCACGATCACTTCAACCCGTACGACACGTTCAACTACTTTAACGGCAAGAACTCcgccgacggtggtggtggtggctcgACTCATGGTGGCATGCTGCCCGGTGAGGgtggccgtggtggtggtgacgttggtgggggtggtggaaggATCAAGGACTACGATCGTGGCGGTGGAACGCGATACGGTGGgaatggtggcggtggtggtggtggtggtggtggtggaggcggtggagCCATCAGCATGTCCGGCGGCACGATCAAGGCGATTAATCCCAAATACAATAATATAAATAGTAACGGTAATCTAAACGCTAAATCCAATATGCATAGTTATAAGATGGTAGCTATATGTGAGAAGGGGCAGTGCAATCCGCGCCCGAACGCATGACGTCGATGTGTTTTACGCTGGGTTAGGACTACATCAATGCGAttgatttacattttattcatCCTTATCACACTTATAGTACCGTTGCTCGATAGCGAACATGTACCGTTATACTCCACGTACCGCGCGAAGCGGTGAAAATCGATGCAGGATACAGTCTAGGACGAAACACCCAAGTCTAGGAAAATTCAGCTGCGCCAGGCAGGGTGGCAGAACTTGTCGCTTCTGTCGCGTACGTTCCGGTCAGTGGATCCGGTTGCCGTGTTGCGTGTGGGACCGGTGACGCTGACCTAATctaagtaaaacaaacacaaaaaaaaccaacgtaACGAAAATTGAGTAAAATATATTATGAAAAACGTGTATGGTGATTCATTTCCAAGCAAACTTGTTTTCTGTGCAATTGTTGGCCGAAAGAAACCGATGAAATCGTGAAACACGAAAGTGCAATGGCTGTGCAATTTGTTTTGTAGATTTTTAAAAAGCAATGAACTAAGGAAACGATAGGTTattttgaatgtgttttttttggggtgaatgGCATAAATTTATTCTACCCAACGGACACGTCAATGacaatgaaaaattcaaacgtCGTAACTGTCAAATTTGGCGTGTATCCTGACACATCCTTGACGATTGTTTTGATCGGCGTGTGAAGGAATGCAGTATTTTGTGATACAAAATATCCTTACAATAATATATATTCACCACACAGTTTTTGCGCATATGAATCGTATTATGCGTAAACAAATAAGGCTTTTGAATGATGTTCACGCGTAAGTTTCATAGGATTATGATTTTTCTGAATGTTTATTTGGTGAAATCGAACCATTTTTTACTATATTTTGATATATTACAGATGTTTTCAAGCCGCGGTCGAGAAGAAATTTGGAATTACTTGAAATCATCTGCAGCATACTCATTGCATCTGCAGCATAGTCATTGCATAGGTTGCAGCATACTCATTGATATCTGTTCAGAATATACATTATAAAAACTTGCTATGTAATTATAGGTATGTACGTAACATCAGGATATATAAATTGACTTTAAAACTGACTAATATTCCGTTCTTTATTTTCCAGTCAgcaacaaaaattgaaaaacgagACTATGGTAATGGAATAACAGGGCGAGTTGAAGGAATGATGCGATGCTTCGATCGCACAATGCTATGTTCTACTTAAAGTTTGTACTTTGATCCTCTGCAATagaaagtatgaaaaaaaaggaagaaaagcttATCTTCCACCGAAATCATCCAGTTCCCACCTCTATATTTCAAATTATATAACGTAAAGATAACATTTTATGATACGTAAAAGCCCGGCCGTTCTTATAATTAGATCCACACCAGCCGGAACGATAAAACACAATTACTACAGATGTTTTTCAACCGCCATGTGGATGTAATTCGAATTACATCCGTTACGTACAAAGCATTCGGACTCCAAAAGCCGAATTACACGCATTTGCGCACTGAATATGTCATCAACAACTTACCTTGGATTTATATCATTGCTTATGGCAAACGCCAAGTGCGTTTGAAATCACACTGCGCGTTTATCAAAGCGAAGCGACTTATCGAGGTTGGTAATAGATCAACCCCTCGGGCGGAAGAGCCAAACCCCGTCGATGGCAACCACACCACGTACACAAGATATGTAGATCACACCGTGCATGGAATAAACGATCAACCTGCATAATGCGCTCGCTCGTGTGAACGTTTGATCTGCTTTATTTACGCGATATAGCTTTATTGCGATTTGTACAAACGGCACGACGGAGAGCATGAAGTGAAAACCCTTAACCTAGATGTGTTGGCGCGATCACAAAAACGAAATCCGACCCGTCGCACCGTCGTCTTGCCCTATCCGATACACCtgcgcaaaaaagggggcgcgAA
This window harbors:
- the LOC128730732 gene encoding inactive rhomboid protein 1-like gives rise to the protein MSRSRRSSFGHQHYQQQFSVTPTINYDDGLCDGSGAPGLVPTVATSSSPSRFSESSYSTLGSRLTAYVASVPPSQSVLPPPPVVGSNSSVASVAERYGANDESLRPCCISPVGPPSGNGTGSCDRFVANSAPNSIMYPETRNGPHHRSMSPGSRTRYPVPERFRDPPVSAPPQQTTQPKVDQFGNYLIGGAPLIASSESYNYLTSTVHTPVKRYIPTPPPPENFQHDGPGGLGASLMAGLMASGGGINIINHPQASGGAGNGTGTLLKTLPYRLKVPKPDEDAADHYATPPRARPVASGKCQQPICTFTQTGTLGRASLQPEYAMLRATTPVSIMSEPLVLASDEEQCYQCNSLRQATGVHQTTQTSGPISPQPLSISSVSVSDMERPSPLSPPSLVSHASYAHHHHHHHHHHQHHPQQQQQQQQHYGDDGRNAQQSLIIAQSHTLNGSCSNPSIIIQYQHQQHIQAHQQIQQQPLYQQLQQLQQQHAQQQQQQQQQLQLQHQQAQQQVQQQAQQAQQAQQVQQQQQQQQQQHMHVPRIQPDSTPSTLQRNVQAIRQQRLTHKQRIKEYLRRSTAQFFGVEQAHEEYEQQKWEDRQKRFALRRFGSLKDETPHEPAGADVLHDHLTHSDRPDVLPAQSQDEPETEQNRRQRFNPYYWHEGSEEFLVERKPSVSRMMLSGIVFVVQSLRNRIPRRAKQWSRSFAPAHVALNSDDNDIYDGLTPVQEDETFFDVPGGSSPNAGPGPPVQEQDLGGGPAVQDNSHQIYMLETDRALVTNGWRTRTAEEQLHLQDPSARGGRGSALFQFFYGQRIPGSILESVLDNSRRPASRNCVKLLRPNALDDRYDYRPFFTYWINTTQIFVLLLTLLCYGVGPIGIGFEQKSSQVLVTSLSLQTVQHYEPRNIWIGPRRDDLVHLGSKYAPCMRRDGRIMDLISKTRKQERETACCIRNDDSGCVQSSQADCSVRGLWPTTISTWKKWSPGDSGPGGRISGSVCGLDPKYCDAPASIAPHEWPDDITKWPICRKNNQFTQRFRFKDHTAEHMVCEVIGHPCCMGISGECRITTREYCDFVRGYFHDEASLCSQVSCLNDVCGMFPFIVTDLPDQFYRLFTSLYIHAGIVHLIITVAFQHILLADLERLLGSLRTAIVYIGSGIVGNLTSAIFMPYKAEVGPLPSLAGTLSSLLVLLILCHWRNLKKPQYAMLKMLFLGCLLFGMGTLPWQHNFTGLISGLLFGTTFTLALTPYLSFTTKYSRKGKIKLVWSCFALHFLLYALFFLVFYLFPTIFSLSFLDGNQIASINDNNGLHDHFNPYDTFNYFNGKNSADGGGGGSTHGGMLPGEGGRGGGDVGGGGGRIKDYDRGGGTRYGGNGGGGGGGGGGGGGGAISMSGGTIKAINPKYNNINSNGNLNAKSNMHSYKMVAICEKGQCNPRPNA